In Vespa crabro chromosome 7, iyVesCrab1.2, whole genome shotgun sequence, a single window of DNA contains:
- the LOC124425705 gene encoding snRNA-activating protein complex subunit 3 isoform X1 gives MDLVYGHYNQNASEKINIKEYFEKYSSIMKPFYLSCLATTKDQSILKIMKNDLGNEEMDLLSEYCSEENLTVPGEVPRMKENLPIKNKDLRKVSMITEDINLETIRQLKKRKESKDQYLFKFTSELFIKHGKINKHNENTIDLAVPYEDIFIDIRIYEPFMHSSNQMKSNYKKTKPTLKYVITILGKQTLAELRDKIKCLSDLTIPIETSDNPNQPFQPMAKDVYKSGFFYIEDTFYNDFRDPANIDYSKVIIEWAKAKQLGPFNTDSMEKVTIDSLSVRFGYPWVYQHQGFCEHLIIFSDARLVQPYDELHISAYPRIQRIRPQRANYCFMCGLLPVRWITTDHDRVPHNPCFFCESCFKSYNYIDGKKIGNFKAYRYPCDSNLMREEEEEEEEEENEKKDIT, from the exons atggatttGGTATATGGTCACTATAATCAGAATGCttcagaaaaaattaatataaaggaatattttgaaaaatattccaGTATTATGAAGCCTTTTTATCTTAGTTGTTTGGCTACAACAAAAGATCAATCTAttcttaaaataatgaaaaatgatttagGAAATGAGGAAATGGATTTGTTGTCAGAGTACTGCAG CGAAGAAAATTTAACTGTACCTGGAGAGGTTcctagaatgaaagaaaatctaccaataaaaaacaaagatttaCGTAAAGTATCTATGATTACAGAAGATATTAACTTAGAAACTATACGGCAgttgaaaaagaggaaagaatcgAAGGatcaatatctttttaaatttactaGTGAACTATTTATT aaGCATGGAAAGATCAACAAACATAATGAAAACACAATTGACCTTGCTGTACCGtatgaagatatttttattgatattagaatatatGAACCTTTTATGCATTCATCAAATCAAATGAAAAGTAATTACAAAAAGACAAAACCTACCCTGAAATAtgtgataacaatattaggaAAACAGACGCTTGCTGAATTgcgtgataaaataaaatgcttATCAGATTTAACAATTCCAATAGAAACCAGTGATAATCCTAATCAACCGTTTCAACCAATGGCAAAA GATGTGTACAAGTCAGGCTTCTTTTATATAGAAGATACATTTTACAATGACTTTAGAGATCCAGCAAATATAGATTATAgtaaagtaataatagaatGGGCAAAGGCAAAACAATTAGGACCATTTAATACTGATTCTATGGAAAAAGTTACAATAGATTCACTTTCTGTAAGATTTGGCTATCCATGGGTATACCAGCATCAAGGTTTCTGCGAACATCTCATTATATTCAGTGATGCAAG aCTGGTACAACCTTATGACGAATTACATATATCTGCATATCCAAGAATACAAAGGATTAGACCCCAAAGAGCTAATTACTGTTTTATGTGTGGACTTTTGCCTGTTCGATGGATTACAACAGATCATGATAGAGTACCTCATAATCCTTGCTTTTTTTGTGAAAGTTGTTTCAAATCATACAATTACATTGATGGTAAAAAGATTGGAAATTTTAAAGCATATCGCTATCCCTGTGATTCTAATCTtatgagagaagaagaagaagaagaggaagaagaagaaaacgaaaaaaaagatattacataa
- the LOC124425347 gene encoding paired box pox-meso protein-like isoform X1, which translates to MPCQLLIAGFQSFLSSSVVVERERNTSKSAGEIGTQQQQQHQHQHQHQHHHPHQQQQQQQQQQQQQQQQQQYGEVNQLGGVFVNGRPLPNAVRLRIVELAQLGIRPCDISRQLRVSHGCVSKILARYHETGSILPGAIGGSKPRVTTPKVVQYIKQLKLKDPGIFAWEIRDRLLSDGVCDKYNVPSVSSISRILRNKVGATTTMHHHPHHPAHHHHHLYAAAAAAAGAALCPVPYPPAPYHATPSPTHHHHHHHQVGTSTAIKLSTSSSASLIYTSGEIQAIAATTATLTALSTTVTAVTTTTTTTTTATMAVATAAATTAGILQWPSPHTVQDILSIGVTANGTPSTTYSLSDSPACTNILLNNNNNNHITNNNVNYHDLSHRHHHHHHQQQQQQQQQHSQLHHRQNNDGTSGSNNSNNNNSNNNDDSNNGSSNTSCDSVGNNNRETTPSGYQSLPYQAHHHHHYHHHHQQQQYYASALYHHHHHHHHHPDSVRPLAAGSPVLSPVLSVQPIMMQLSSSQPASPVINGR; encoded by the exons ATGCCCTGCCAACTCCTTATCGCTGGCTTTCAGTCTTTTTTAAGCTCATCGGTCGTCGTTGAACGAGAACGAAATACGAGTA AAAGCGCTGGCGAGATCGGCActcagcagcaacagcagcatcaGCATCAACATCAGCATCAACATCATCATCCGcatcagcagcagcaacaacaacagcaacagcagcaacaacaacaacagcaacaacaatacGGCGAGGTGAACCAATTGGGTGGAGTGTTTGTGAATGGCAGACCACTACCAAACGCAGTACGTTTGAGAATAGTCGAGTTAGCTCAATTGGGCATCAGACCCTGCGACATTTCACGACAACTCCGAGTCAGCCATGGATGCGTCAGTAAAATACTCGCACGTTACCATGAAACCGGAAGTATATTGCCTGGTGCGATCGGTGGAAGCAAGCCACGTGTCACCACACCTAAAGTCGTACAATATATAAAGCAACTTAAACTTAAGGACCCTGGTATATTCGCTTGGGAAATAAGAGACCGTCTCCTGTCCGACGGTGTCTGCGACAAATACAACGTGCCATCGGTTTCGAGCATATCAAGGATACTACGGAACAAAGTTGGAGCTACCACGACGATGCATCATCATCCGCATCATCCagctcatcatcatcatcatctttatGCAGCCGCAGCGGCTGCCGCTGGTGCAGCACTGTGTCCTGTTCCGTATCCACCAGCACCATATCATGCGACGCCTTCGCCGacccatcatcatcatcatcaccatcaag TTGGTACATCAACGGCGATCAAGCTGTCCACGTCATCGTCAGCATCCTTGATATACACCAGTGGTGAGATCCAAGCGATAGCAGCAACGACCGCAACACTGACGGCACTATCAACAACAGTAACAGCAGTGACAACaactacaacgacgacgacgacagcaACAATGGCGGTTGCGACAGCTGCAGCAACAACAGCTGGTATTCTTCAGTGGCCGAGTCCTCACACTGTCCaggatattttatcgattggCGTCACTGCGAATGGCACACCAAGTACCACTTACTCCTTGTCTGATTCACCTGCTTGCACAAACATTCTtctcaacaacaacaataacaatcacattACCAACAACAATGTTAATTACCACGATCTTTCCCATcgtcaccatcatcatcatcatcaacaacaacagcaacagcaacagcaacacaGTCAATTGCATCATCGGCAGAATAACGACGGTACCTCAGGGAGCaataacagcaacaataataatagtaataataacgacgacaGCAATAACGGCAGTAGTAATACCAGTTGCGATAGcgtcggtaataataatagagaaacgACACCGAGTGGGTACCAAAGTCTCCCTTATCAagctcatcatcatcatcattatcatcatcatcatcaacaacaGCAGTATTATGCTTCCGCGCTttatcaccatcatcaccatcatcatcatcatccagATAGTGTGAGACCGCTCGCGGCCGGCTCGCCTGTTCTCTCGCCGGTTCTTTCGGTCCAACCGATAATGATGCAACTATCGAGTAGTCAACCTGCCAGTCCTGTAATTAATGGTCGATAG
- the LOC124425347 gene encoding paired box pox-meso protein-like isoform X2 — translation MDPIVLESAGEIGTQQQQQHQHQHQHQHHHPHQQQQQQQQQQQQQQQQQQYGEVNQLGGVFVNGRPLPNAVRLRIVELAQLGIRPCDISRQLRVSHGCVSKILARYHETGSILPGAIGGSKPRVTTPKVVQYIKQLKLKDPGIFAWEIRDRLLSDGVCDKYNVPSVSSISRILRNKVGATTTMHHHPHHPAHHHHHLYAAAAAAAGAALCPVPYPPAPYHATPSPTHHHHHHHQVGTSTAIKLSTSSSASLIYTSGEIQAIAATTATLTALSTTVTAVTTTTTTTTTATMAVATAAATTAGILQWPSPHTVQDILSIGVTANGTPSTTYSLSDSPACTNILLNNNNNNHITNNNVNYHDLSHRHHHHHHQQQQQQQQQHSQLHHRQNNDGTSGSNNSNNNNSNNNDDSNNGSSNTSCDSVGNNNRETTPSGYQSLPYQAHHHHHYHHHHQQQQYYASALYHHHHHHHHHPDSVRPLAAGSPVLSPVLSVQPIMMQLSSSQPASPVINGR, via the exons ATGGATCCGATCGTCCTAG AAAGCGCTGGCGAGATCGGCActcagcagcaacagcagcatcaGCATCAACATCAGCATCAACATCATCATCCGcatcagcagcagcaacaacaacagcaacagcagcaacaacaacaacagcaacaacaatacGGCGAGGTGAACCAATTGGGTGGAGTGTTTGTGAATGGCAGACCACTACCAAACGCAGTACGTTTGAGAATAGTCGAGTTAGCTCAATTGGGCATCAGACCCTGCGACATTTCACGACAACTCCGAGTCAGCCATGGATGCGTCAGTAAAATACTCGCACGTTACCATGAAACCGGAAGTATATTGCCTGGTGCGATCGGTGGAAGCAAGCCACGTGTCACCACACCTAAAGTCGTACAATATATAAAGCAACTTAAACTTAAGGACCCTGGTATATTCGCTTGGGAAATAAGAGACCGTCTCCTGTCCGACGGTGTCTGCGACAAATACAACGTGCCATCGGTTTCGAGCATATCAAGGATACTACGGAACAAAGTTGGAGCTACCACGACGATGCATCATCATCCGCATCATCCagctcatcatcatcatcatctttatGCAGCCGCAGCGGCTGCCGCTGGTGCAGCACTGTGTCCTGTTCCGTATCCACCAGCACCATATCATGCGACGCCTTCGCCGacccatcatcatcatcatcaccatcaag TTGGTACATCAACGGCGATCAAGCTGTCCACGTCATCGTCAGCATCCTTGATATACACCAGTGGTGAGATCCAAGCGATAGCAGCAACGACCGCAACACTGACGGCACTATCAACAACAGTAACAGCAGTGACAACaactacaacgacgacgacgacagcaACAATGGCGGTTGCGACAGCTGCAGCAACAACAGCTGGTATTCTTCAGTGGCCGAGTCCTCACACTGTCCaggatattttatcgattggCGTCACTGCGAATGGCACACCAAGTACCACTTACTCCTTGTCTGATTCACCTGCTTGCACAAACATTCTtctcaacaacaacaataacaatcacattACCAACAACAATGTTAATTACCACGATCTTTCCCATcgtcaccatcatcatcatcatcaacaacaacagcaacagcaacagcaacacaGTCAATTGCATCATCGGCAGAATAACGACGGTACCTCAGGGAGCaataacagcaacaataataatagtaataataacgacgacaGCAATAACGGCAGTAGTAATACCAGTTGCGATAGcgtcggtaataataatagagaaacgACACCGAGTGGGTACCAAAGTCTCCCTTATCAagctcatcatcatcatcattatcatcatcatcatcaacaacaGCAGTATTATGCTTCCGCGCTttatcaccatcatcaccatcatcatcatcatccagATAGTGTGAGACCGCTCGCGGCCGGCTCGCCTGTTCTCTCGCCGGTTCTTTCGGTCCAACCGATAATGATGCAACTATCGAGTAGTCAACCTGCCAGTCCTGTAATTAATGGTCGATAG
- the LOC124425705 gene encoding snRNA-activating protein complex subunit 3 isoform X2: protein MRKWICCQSTAENLTVPGEVPRMKENLPIKNKDLRKVSMITEDINLETIRQLKKRKESKDQYLFKFTSELFIKHGKINKHNENTIDLAVPYEDIFIDIRIYEPFMHSSNQMKSNYKKTKPTLKYVITILGKQTLAELRDKIKCLSDLTIPIETSDNPNQPFQPMAKDVYKSGFFYIEDTFYNDFRDPANIDYSKVIIEWAKAKQLGPFNTDSMEKVTIDSLSVRFGYPWVYQHQGFCEHLIIFSDARLVQPYDELHISAYPRIQRIRPQRANYCFMCGLLPVRWITTDHDRVPHNPCFFCESCFKSYNYIDGKKIGNFKAYRYPCDSNLMREEEEEEEEEENEKKDIT, encoded by the exons ATGAGGAAATGGATTTGTTGTCAGAGTACTGCAG AAAATTTAACTGTACCTGGAGAGGTTcctagaatgaaagaaaatctaccaataaaaaacaaagatttaCGTAAAGTATCTATGATTACAGAAGATATTAACTTAGAAACTATACGGCAgttgaaaaagaggaaagaatcgAAGGatcaatatctttttaaatttactaGTGAACTATTTATT aaGCATGGAAAGATCAACAAACATAATGAAAACACAATTGACCTTGCTGTACCGtatgaagatatttttattgatattagaatatatGAACCTTTTATGCATTCATCAAATCAAATGAAAAGTAATTACAAAAAGACAAAACCTACCCTGAAATAtgtgataacaatattaggaAAACAGACGCTTGCTGAATTgcgtgataaaataaaatgcttATCAGATTTAACAATTCCAATAGAAACCAGTGATAATCCTAATCAACCGTTTCAACCAATGGCAAAA GATGTGTACAAGTCAGGCTTCTTTTATATAGAAGATACATTTTACAATGACTTTAGAGATCCAGCAAATATAGATTATAgtaaagtaataatagaatGGGCAAAGGCAAAACAATTAGGACCATTTAATACTGATTCTATGGAAAAAGTTACAATAGATTCACTTTCTGTAAGATTTGGCTATCCATGGGTATACCAGCATCAAGGTTTCTGCGAACATCTCATTATATTCAGTGATGCAAG aCTGGTACAACCTTATGACGAATTACATATATCTGCATATCCAAGAATACAAAGGATTAGACCCCAAAGAGCTAATTACTGTTTTATGTGTGGACTTTTGCCTGTTCGATGGATTACAACAGATCATGATAGAGTACCTCATAATCCTTGCTTTTTTTGTGAAAGTTGTTTCAAATCATACAATTACATTGATGGTAAAAAGATTGGAAATTTTAAAGCATATCGCTATCCCTGTGATTCTAATCTtatgagagaagaagaagaagaagaggaagaagaagaaaacgaaaaaaaagatattacataa